One part of the Sarcophilus harrisii chromosome 5, mSarHar1.11, whole genome shotgun sequence genome encodes these proteins:
- the GPRC5A gene encoding retinoic acid-induced protein 3 codes for MASASQKCKFTSDSIYYNLCDTEKPWGIVLETLAAAGIVTSIAFMLSLLILICKVQDSSRRKVLPTQFLFLLGVLGIFGLTFAFIIKLNDMTGPTRFFLFGVLFALCFSCLLAHTFTLAKLVRGKKPLSLLMTLGLALGFSLIQDIIAVEYVVITMNRTNTFVFTEMPRPQLNEDFVMLLIYVLFLMAFTFTMSLSTFCGSFSGWKRHGAHIYVTMLFSIAIWVAWITLLLRDAFDPIWDDTILSTALVANGWVFLLMYILPEFILLTKQRNPRDYPVEDNLCKPQFMKQSYGMENRAYLQEEITQGPESPGSTLYAPYSTHFQLQSRDSQKDFSIPRPKTRSSPYDNYGGRKEGN; via the exons ATGGCTTCTGcttcacagaaatgcaaattcacTTCAGACTCCATATACTATAACCTTTGTGACACGGAAAAGCCTTGGGGGATTGTCCTAGAGACACTTGCAGCAGCTGGAATTGTGACCTCGATTGCTTTCATGTTGTCTCTTCTTATTCTCATCTGCAAGGTCCAGGACTCCAGTCGCAGAAAAGTCCTTCCCAcccagtttctctttctcttaggTGTGTTGGGTATCTTTGGTCTTACCTTTGCTTTCATCATCAAGCTCAATGACATGACCGGTCCCACTCGATTCTTTCTCTTCGGAGTGCTCTTTGCCCTCTGCTTCTCTTGTCTACTTGCACATACATTCACCTTGGCCAAGTTGGTCCGAGGGAAGAAGCCCCTCTCATTACTGATGACTCTAGGCTTGGCCTTGGGCTTCAGCTTGATTCAGGACATCATTGCTGTTGAGTACGTTGTCATCACCATGAACAGGACCAATACTTTTGTTTTTACTGAAATGCCAAGGCCCCAACTCAACGAAGATTTTGTAATGTTGCTGATCTATGTCCTCTTTTTGATGGCTTTCACCTTCACCATGTCTTTATCCACCTTCTGCGGTTCCTTTTCCGGTTGGAAGCGACATGGTGCACACATCTACGTGACCATGCTTTTCTCCATCGCCATCTGGGTAGCCTGGATTACTTTGCTTTTACGTGACGCCTTCGACCCAATTTGGGATGATACCATCCTCAGCACTGCCTTGGTTGCCAACGGCTGGGTCTTCCTCTTAATGTACATTTTGCCTGAGTTTATCCTCCTCACCAAGCAACGTAACCCAAGAGACTACCCTGTGGAAGACAACCTTTGTAAACCTCAATTCATGAAACAGAGCTATGGCATGGAGAACAGAGCCTACTTGCAAGAGGAAATTACTCAAG gtCCTGAAAGTCCTGGCAGCACCCTCTATGCTCCGTACTCTACGCATTTTCAGCTGCAG agtcGGGATTCTCAAAAGGATTTCTCAATTCCACGACCCAAGACCCGATCAAGCCCCTATGATAATTAtggtggaaggaaagaaggcaatTAA